One window of Nocardia nova SH22a genomic DNA carries:
- a CDS encoding phage gene 29 protein family protein produces the protein MDSNGLLRAAPITQENADQTDPRQKHAWALRAMPAPNKQMGDVPLYPSVSGDFSERLEAFGYVHDPTRQTLFVIEGDHPEAGYLNVPKLVDRKEYDEYLAARADTDAAADTWRATAEAALEKLDPKLLNRINAMTDEQKAAERERQKQQLPAAFQRLEEIAGNAQKKTSEETDGD, from the coding sequence ATGGATTCCAACGGTCTACTGCGTGCCGCACCGATCACGCAGGAGAACGCCGACCAGACCGACCCACGCCAGAAACACGCATGGGCACTGCGCGCGATGCCAGCGCCGAACAAACAGATGGGCGACGTGCCGCTGTATCCGTCGGTCAGCGGCGACTTCTCCGAGCGGCTCGAAGCGTTCGGGTACGTCCACGACCCGACCCGGCAGACGCTGTTCGTCATCGAGGGCGACCATCCCGAAGCGGGCTACCTGAACGTCCCGAAGCTGGTGGACCGCAAGGAATACGACGAATACCTCGCGGCCCGCGCCGATACGGACGCCGCCGCCGATACATGGCGGGCGACCGCGGAGGCCGCGCTGGAGAAGCTCGACCCGAAGCTGCTGAACCGCATCAACGCGATGACCGACGAGCAGAAGGCCGCCGAGCGGGAGCGGCAGAAGCAGCAACTCCCGGCCGCGTTCCAGCGGCTCGAGGAAATCGCCGGGAACGCCCAGAAAAAGACCAGCGAGGAGACCGACGGTGACTGA
- a CDS encoding alpha/beta hydrolase family protein — protein MPLVTPTGPYSVGSRRLFLTNPAADPITGSATRWITVNAFFPTANTGTAAKYLSDNATRDTSMAQLLAQGWDGTFNYYFTPNSTQYPRIRALTIPAVTNASPRTDLGPLPVVIVSPGFGVSGAYHTSTALELASRGYLVLVLSVTWESIATELVSGVAPQQASIANQWQLLLTARLADTTYVLDQLASLPNGIGGAADTARVAMVGHSYGGYTAMEKAYTDSRVKAVMCLDAPCGWPNTTSSAQNGGLPLGQPVFLLSSPSGVNGDGHASWQGFQSHPHGPYWVAEVAGTVHTAFTDLAVMDPNTATFCGTIAPARAQMVTNAYVRAFADYALRGVPDPLLTGNSTDYPEVTYKITDAS, from the coding sequence ATGCCACTGGTAACACCGACCGGTCCGTATTCTGTCGGCTCACGCCGACTGTTCCTGACCAACCCGGCCGCCGACCCCATCACCGGATCCGCGACCCGCTGGATCACGGTCAACGCGTTCTTCCCGACCGCCAACACCGGGACCGCCGCGAAGTATCTGTCGGACAACGCAACCCGCGACACCAGCATGGCGCAGCTCCTCGCGCAGGGCTGGGACGGCACGTTCAACTACTACTTCACCCCGAACAGCACCCAATACCCGAGAATCCGGGCCCTGACGATCCCCGCCGTGACGAACGCGTCACCGCGCACCGACCTCGGCCCCCTTCCCGTGGTGATCGTGTCACCAGGCTTCGGCGTCAGCGGCGCCTACCACACCAGTACCGCCCTTGAGCTGGCCTCACGCGGCTACCTGGTGCTCGTGCTCTCGGTGACCTGGGAGTCGATCGCGACCGAACTCGTCTCCGGTGTCGCACCCCAGCAGGCCAGCATCGCCAACCAGTGGCAGCTGCTGCTCACCGCGAGATTGGCGGACACCACCTACGTGCTCGACCAGCTCGCATCCCTGCCGAACGGGATCGGCGGCGCCGCGGACACCGCCCGCGTCGCGATGGTCGGCCACTCCTACGGCGGCTACACGGCCATGGAGAAGGCATACACCGACTCCCGCGTGAAGGCCGTGATGTGCCTGGACGCGCCCTGCGGCTGGCCGAACACCACATCCAGCGCGCAGAACGGCGGCCTCCCCCTCGGCCAGCCGGTGTTCCTGCTGTCGTCACCGTCCGGCGTCAACGGTGACGGGCACGCCAGCTGGCAGGGATTCCAATCCCACCCGCACGGACCGTACTGGGTCGCCGAGGTCGCGGGCACCGTCCACACCGCGTTCACCGACCTCGCCGTCATGGACCCCAACACGGCCACCTTCTGCGGCACGATCGCACCGGCCCGCGCGCAGATGGTCACCAACGCCTACGTCCGCGCGTTCGCGGACTACGCCCTGCGTGGCGTCCCGGACCCGCTGCTGACCGGCAACAGTACCGACTACCCTGAGGTGACCTACAAGATCACCGACGCGAGCTGA
- a CDS encoding phage tail fiber protein encodes MTVGLHTANLANKILDHLRGGTAWSQPSGLYVKLHTGDPGSAGTSSPSAVTTRAAATFAAAASGAIALTGTNPQFSMSATESITHVTVWDAATSGNFLWSAQLSASKSVVNGDTLTLTSLAFSLTPLAA; translated from the coding sequence ATGACTGTTGGTTTGCACACCGCGAATCTCGCGAACAAGATCCTCGACCATCTGCGCGGCGGCACCGCCTGGTCCCAACCGTCCGGCCTGTATGTCAAGCTGCACACCGGCGATCCCGGCTCCGCGGGCACCTCATCGCCTTCCGCGGTAACCACCCGCGCGGCGGCCACTTTCGCGGCAGCGGCATCCGGCGCGATCGCGCTCACGGGCACCAACCCACAGTTCTCAATGAGCGCGACCGAGTCGATCACGCACGTGACCGTGTGGGATGCGGCTACGAGCGGCAATTTCCTATGGTCGGCGCAGCTGTCCGCGTCCAAGAGCGTGGTCAACGGCGACACCCTCACCCTGACGAGCCTCGCGTTCTCGCTGACGCCGCTGGCCGCCTGA
- a CDS encoding transglycosylase SLT domain-containing protein: MPTYDAGTAAIRVRPSFKDFVNQAKAELKAMGLEASVRLDADTAAAQLEVQGFRAEAERQVNVTVDADVAAAETAVDGFKAEAGRTVEVKVDADVASAEAAVDEFKAEAERTVDVKVDADTAAAETETEAFRQTQQKRPVKVPVKGDLDAFQRDLIRQLDQITTNAQLKVPLSADGEKLRRDIQRTADEIRQALSKPIPDDAGIAANLRRSLQQSVVDFRTGIENDLRGLGSSLVAIEPKADTTKLKSDLSSLKSNLGEAASLTLKVTGVIGAAGAIADLLAIADAAGVASRAVGLIPAIGFAGLAGIGSAAVGFKGIPDVFKALKQQSDGASASAKKQRDSTFDVSEAQYRLKQSQDAAADSARNSLRSQQDLNEAYRDGSRSLRDMNDQLEDQKLATQDASLGVEEAAKRLQEIQNDPSADSITRRRALLTYQQNVQRLKEERNHTQDLAQDTAEANAAGVEGSKQVVDGKDKVTASAKAQAAAEHEVVAAAEQLRRAQEEATSASGGGNKLNDALAKLSPNAKDLVADIRSIGPAWTDVRKSGQDAITGHLGPDIQYLADQQLPNAKAGIVGINTAINSGLRGVLASLSSETNKLDFRKTLDNTTEGFANAARGAKPFTDGLTKLVTVGSDFLPQMGLSVEQMSIKFDNLIQRTAADGSLKRWIQSGIDSGRELLRITEHIGSSIASIFRAAGGDGETLRSIDEMTGHLAAFLKSAEGQSDMRRLFEGMRAEAAKLEPILRDVPELLGAVSSGFRTWGDIALPILHGIADLLAAHPGLVQAAILAYVGFKTIKPIIDGASTAVDALARSAGDAAGEAKGVGKLKIAASGLVGLLGSPWTIAFTAAGAVFAGFVSETGKGNDALARFKSQAEGALAADRDLQKALGASHGATDEGVLTAETNSVKQLRDAWAANARDIPTWRDKLKLAPAVYAAPFVGTGVFDTENTREDTDRASQAAQRALDSVGLANDQLAQKITGSKPDFDALIDRLSGMGDGGREAAHQLTVLRDEWSLDASAVSPVTKAIADLGDKNKDAAGSIDAATQALERQRKSGLTLEDAQVKVNEALAGFAANSDAASGAVIRADGSIDSTTAKGRELYALLNNQLGPAWEQVTTAAYRDAIQHGKTADEAKAAAQQMSTDIRDSALKQIESMGYTQQQAETLLQHYIPLSGNFNAVFTADTSQATTAIGQYETFLKGVIDKQGQLPVWMQLQTLGITGTQHTPGLSVQGNPNAAPPPSWYQYLETGPGHAAGGRLPSRGPGTERRDGILAVDAAGMPRARVDGGEWVVNSDSSTKYDRELRHINAGTFPKLPGYTDGGVIGQDPAQQQPAQQQPDKSAAAAALDQFAQSRAGQPYGGFEDCSGYISELANIAIGLPPGAGRMGTSTEGPWLGAHGFQSGAGGYGDFRVGWINDPSMPEGGHTAGTLPSGVNVESGGATNTVMYGGAAIGANSPMFTDHMYLPMISGGAQTSGVGGLATGTDANTQQVLYPQAPLPNRVPSKQLQKQQNQAAVDAANSERNRVYADPKSTPQDKQAADYKYLQAQNTLSEGNQGDDQDLLSLQGIFTRAAPILATGLLSAFGLENSVLSSNNPYNRALNGVVNYYGIPGLDGTGAGGGYAYAPKNLPSLVTTFTPQVPAGQTGADAQPGSSAATGVAGGVVDTVKQVVRDQGWDTGPEWNALDQLVSHESSWNPNAQNPASTAYGLFQFLDQTWATVGGSKTSDPALQATYGERYIQQRYGDPASAWAFWQNQSPHWYDDGGIANGVGFLAKNVLQPERVLSPRQTATFDSALPLLESINAAAWSTDRIQPHAFGQASAGAPSGGYTFSPVVNARVADVGDLVDRVAREGDKHAIGRMAALPV; this comes from the coding sequence ATGCCCACATATGACGCCGGTACCGCCGCGATCCGGGTTCGGCCCTCCTTCAAGGATTTCGTCAACCAGGCAAAGGCCGAGCTCAAGGCCATGGGGCTCGAGGCATCCGTACGCCTCGACGCCGACACCGCCGCCGCGCAACTCGAAGTCCAAGGGTTCCGTGCCGAGGCCGAACGGCAGGTCAACGTCACTGTCGACGCAGACGTGGCCGCGGCCGAAACAGCGGTCGACGGGTTCAAGGCCGAGGCCGGACGCACTGTCGAGGTCAAGGTGGACGCCGATGTCGCCTCGGCGGAGGCAGCAGTCGACGAGTTCAAGGCCGAGGCCGAACGCACCGTGGACGTCAAGGTGGACGCCGACACCGCAGCGGCGGAGACCGAGACCGAGGCGTTCCGGCAGACACAGCAGAAGCGGCCGGTCAAGGTGCCGGTGAAGGGAGACCTGGATGCGTTTCAACGTGATCTGATTCGGCAGCTCGATCAGATCACAACCAATGCCCAGCTGAAGGTTCCGCTCAGCGCCGACGGAGAGAAACTGCGCCGCGATATCCAGCGGACCGCTGACGAGATCCGGCAGGCCCTCTCCAAACCGATCCCGGACGACGCGGGTATCGCGGCAAACCTGCGGCGCTCACTGCAACAGTCGGTCGTCGATTTCCGGACCGGGATCGAAAACGATCTCCGAGGCCTCGGATCATCTCTGGTGGCCATCGAGCCGAAAGCCGACACCACCAAGCTGAAGTCCGATCTGTCGTCGCTGAAGAGCAATCTCGGCGAGGCTGCCAGCCTCACGCTGAAGGTGACCGGCGTGATCGGCGCGGCCGGCGCGATCGCCGATCTGCTGGCCATCGCGGACGCCGCAGGCGTCGCCTCGCGCGCGGTCGGCCTCATCCCGGCGATCGGATTCGCGGGCCTGGCCGGAATCGGTTCAGCCGCAGTCGGTTTCAAGGGCATCCCGGACGTTTTCAAGGCACTCAAGCAGCAATCCGATGGTGCGAGTGCGTCGGCGAAAAAGCAGCGCGACAGCACCTTCGACGTATCCGAAGCTCAGTATCGGCTCAAGCAGTCTCAGGACGCCGCCGCCGATTCGGCCCGGAATTCGCTGCGTAGTCAGCAGGACCTGAACGAGGCCTACCGCGATGGGTCGCGCTCGCTGCGCGACATGAATGACCAGCTCGAAGACCAGAAATTGGCGACCCAGGACGCGTCGCTCGGGGTCGAGGAAGCCGCGAAGCGGCTCCAGGAGATCCAGAACGATCCGTCCGCGGACTCCATCACCCGCCGCCGCGCCCTGCTGACTTACCAGCAGAACGTGCAGCGGCTCAAGGAAGAGCGGAACCACACCCAGGACCTGGCGCAGGACACCGCCGAGGCCAACGCCGCGGGCGTGGAGGGCAGCAAGCAGGTCGTCGACGGCAAGGACAAGGTCACCGCCTCCGCGAAGGCGCAGGCCGCGGCGGAGCACGAAGTGGTGGCGGCCGCGGAGCAGTTGCGTCGCGCCCAGGAAGAAGCCACCTCGGCCAGCGGCGGTGGTAACAAGCTCAACGACGCGCTCGCGAAGCTGTCGCCGAACGCGAAAGACCTGGTCGCGGACATTCGTTCGATCGGTCCGGCGTGGACCGATGTGAGGAAGTCGGGCCAGGATGCGATCACCGGGCACCTCGGCCCGGACATCCAGTATCTGGCCGATCAGCAGCTGCCCAACGCCAAGGCCGGGATCGTCGGGATCAATACCGCCATCAACTCTGGGCTGCGTGGGGTTCTGGCGTCGCTGTCGTCGGAGACCAACAAGCTCGATTTCCGCAAGACGCTGGACAACACCACGGAGGGGTTCGCGAACGCCGCCCGCGGTGCCAAGCCTTTCACGGACGGCCTGACCAAGCTGGTCACCGTCGGTTCGGACTTCCTGCCGCAGATGGGCCTGTCCGTCGAGCAGATGTCGATCAAATTCGACAACCTCATCCAGCGCACCGCCGCGGACGGCTCGCTGAAGCGGTGGATCCAGTCCGGCATCGACTCCGGGCGCGAACTGCTGAGGATCACCGAGCACATCGGCTCGTCCATCGCTTCCATCTTCCGTGCCGCCGGTGGTGACGGGGAGACGCTGCGGTCGATCGACGAGATGACCGGGCACCTGGCGGCATTCCTGAAATCCGCTGAGGGCCAATCGGATATGCGTCGTCTGTTCGAGGGGATGCGCGCCGAGGCGGCCAAGCTCGAGCCGATCCTGCGGGACGTCCCGGAACTGTTGGGCGCCGTGTCCTCGGGATTCAGGACCTGGGGCGATATCGCGCTGCCGATCCTGCACGGAATTGCTGACCTGCTGGCCGCGCACCCGGGCCTGGTCCAGGCCGCGATCCTCGCCTACGTCGGGTTCAAAACCATCAAGCCGATCATCGACGGCGCATCGACCGCTGTCGATGCGCTCGCGAGGTCGGCCGGCGACGCGGCGGGTGAAGCCAAGGGCGTCGGCAAGTTGAAGATCGCCGCCAGCGGTCTGGTCGGTTTGCTCGGCAGCCCGTGGACGATCGCCTTCACCGCCGCGGGCGCGGTGTTCGCTGGGTTCGTCTCCGAGACCGGCAAGGGCAACGATGCCCTCGCCAGGTTCAAGAGCCAGGCCGAAGGCGCACTGGCCGCGGACCGTGACCTGCAGAAGGCTCTCGGTGCCTCGCACGGAGCGACCGACGAAGGTGTGCTGACGGCGGAGACGAACAGCGTCAAGCAGCTGCGCGACGCCTGGGCCGCCAACGCCCGGGACATACCGACCTGGCGAGACAAACTGAAGCTCGCCCCCGCGGTCTATGCCGCCCCGTTCGTCGGCACCGGCGTCTTCGACACCGAGAACACCCGAGAGGACACCGACCGCGCCAGCCAGGCGGCGCAGCGCGCCCTCGACTCGGTCGGTCTCGCCAATGATCAACTCGCACAGAAGATCACGGGATCGAAGCCCGACTTCGATGCTCTGATCGACCGGCTCAGCGGCATGGGCGACGGCGGCCGCGAGGCCGCCCACCAGCTGACTGTCCTGCGCGACGAATGGTCACTGGACGCCAGCGCGGTCTCGCCGGTGACCAAGGCGATCGCCGACCTCGGCGACAAGAACAAGGACGCCGCGGGCAGCATCGACGCGGCGACCCAGGCATTGGAACGGCAGCGCAAGAGCGGCCTGACGCTCGAGGACGCCCAGGTCAAGGTCAACGAGGCACTGGCCGGTTTCGCGGCCAACTCCGACGCCGCCAGCGGCGCCGTGATCCGCGCCGACGGCAGCATCGACTCCACCACCGCCAAGGGCCGCGAACTCTACGCACTGCTGAACAACCAGCTCGGCCCGGCGTGGGAGCAAGTCACCACCGCGGCCTACCGGGACGCGATCCAGCACGGGAAGACCGCCGACGAAGCGAAGGCCGCCGCGCAGCAGATGTCCACCGACATCCGCGACTCGGCGCTCAAGCAGATCGAATCCATGGGCTACACCCAGCAGCAAGCCGAAACGCTTCTGCAGCACTACATCCCGCTGTCGGGGAACTTCAACGCCGTCTTCACCGCGGATACCAGCCAGGCCACCACAGCGATCGGGCAGTACGAGACCTTCCTGAAGGGGGTCATCGACAAGCAGGGCCAGCTGCCGGTATGGATGCAGCTGCAGACCCTCGGCATCACCGGCACCCAGCACACCCCCGGACTGTCGGTTCAGGGCAATCCGAACGCCGCACCGCCACCGTCCTGGTACCAGTACCTCGAGACCGGGCCCGGCCACGCTGCGGGCGGCCGGCTGCCCAGTCGGGGACCCGGGACCGAACGCCGTGACGGCATCCTCGCGGTCGACGCCGCCGGCATGCCGCGCGCGCGGGTCGACGGCGGCGAGTGGGTCGTCAATTCCGACAGCTCGACGAAATACGACCGGGAACTGCGGCATATCAATGCGGGCACCTTCCCCAAGCTGCCCGGCTACACCGATGGCGGTGTCATCGGCCAAGATCCAGCGCAGCAGCAGCCTGCCCAGCAGCAGCCCGACAAGAGTGCCGCCGCGGCCGCCCTGGACCAGTTCGCGCAGTCCCGGGCCGGACAGCCCTACGGCGGTTTCGAGGACTGCTCCGGCTACATCAGCGAGCTGGCGAACATCGCGATCGGCCTGCCGCCCGGCGCCGGGCGCATGGGCACCTCGACCGAAGGACCGTGGCTCGGTGCGCACGGATTCCAGTCCGGTGCAGGCGGTTACGGCGACTTCCGGGTCGGGTGGATCAACGATCCGTCGATGCCCGAAGGCGGCCACACCGCGGGCACCCTGCCGTCCGGAGTCAACGTGGAGTCGGGCGGGGCCACCAACACGGTGATGTACGGCGGGGCCGCGATCGGCGCGAACTCGCCGATGTTCACCGACCACATGTACCTGCCGATGATCTCCGGCGGCGCGCAAACCAGCGGCGTCGGCGGCCTGGCCACCGGCACAGACGCGAACACCCAGCAGGTGCTGTATCCGCAAGCGCCCCTGCCGAACCGGGTGCCGTCCAAGCAGCTGCAGAAGCAGCAGAACCAGGCCGCGGTCGACGCTGCCAACAGCGAGCGCAACCGCGTCTACGCCGACCCGAAGTCAACCCCGCAGGACAAACAGGCCGCGGACTACAAATACCTCCAGGCGCAGAACACGCTGTCGGAGGGCAACCAGGGCGACGACCAGGATCTGCTGTCGCTGCAGGGAATCTTCACGCGCGCGGCGCCGATCCTCGCGACCGGTCTGCTGTCGGCGTTCGGGCTCGAAAACTCTGTCCTGTCGTCGAACAATCCGTACAACCGGGCCCTGAACGGCGTCGTCAACTACTACGGCATCCCGGGCCTCGACGGCACCGGCGCAGGCGGCGGGTACGCGTATGCGCCGAAGAACCTCCCCAGCCTGGTCACCACGTTCACCCCGCAGGTCCCGGCCGGCCAGACCGGGGCGGATGCCCAGCCCGGATCCAGCGCAGCGACCGGTGTCGCCGGTGGCGTGGTCGACACCGTGAAACAGGTTGTACGCGACCAGGGTTGGGATACCGGCCCGGAGTGGAACGCGCTCGACCAGCTGGTGTCGCACGAGTCATCGTGGAATCCGAATGCCCAGAACCCCGCCTCGACCGCGTACGGGCTGTTCCAGTTCCTGGACCAGACCTGGGCGACCGTCGGCGGCAGCAAAACCTCGGACCCGGCACTACAGGCCACCTACGGCGAACGCTACATCCAGCAGCGTTACGGCGACCCGGCCTCGGCATGGGCGTTCTGGCAGAACCAGAGCCCGCATTGGTACGACGACGGCGGCATCGCCAACGGGGTCGGATTCCTCGCGAAAAATGTCCTGCAGCCGGAGCGGGTGCTCAGCCCGCGCCAGACCGCGACCTTCGATTCGGCCCTGCCGCTGCTGGAGTCGATCAACGCGGCTGCTTGGTCGACAGACCGCATCCAACCGCACGCATTCGGGCAAGCCTCAGCTGGCGCGCCTAGCGGCGGTTACACGTTTTCGCCGGTCGTGAACGCGCGGGTCGCCGATGTAGGTGACCTGGTGGACCGGGTCGCGCGCGAGGGCGACAAGCACGCGATCGGGCGGATGGCGGCGTTGCCGGTATGA
- a CDS encoding C39 family peptidase: MTEHLLPYDRSIVPQETGWWCGPASTQVVLSGRGIVAAEPDLARLIGTTYDGTSDINLIVPILNRYLGDGLYASRRMPADPPTGDQVTQLWRDITTSIDAGYGMVANIVAPPSNYPRGVKNSVSPAYSGGTVYHYIALMGYDDGPARAVWVADSGFRPFGYWISFDQLASLIPPKGYAAIQHSLWADILTQFIGPRR, translated from the coding sequence GTGACTGAACATCTCCTCCCCTACGACCGGTCCATCGTGCCGCAGGAAACCGGCTGGTGGTGCGGCCCGGCATCCACTCAGGTGGTGCTGTCCGGGCGCGGAATCGTCGCGGCCGAGCCGGATCTGGCTCGGCTGATCGGCACCACCTACGACGGCACCAGCGACATCAACCTGATCGTGCCGATCCTCAACCGGTACCTCGGCGACGGCCTGTATGCCTCCCGGCGCATGCCGGCCGACCCGCCCACCGGCGACCAGGTCACGCAGCTCTGGCGCGACATCACCACCTCGATCGACGCCGGATACGGCATGGTCGCCAACATCGTCGCCCCGCCGAGCAACTACCCGCGCGGCGTGAAGAACAGCGTCTCGCCCGCCTACTCCGGCGGCACGGTCTACCACTACATCGCGCTCATGGGCTACGACGATGGCCCCGCCCGGGCGGTGTGGGTCGCCGATTCAGGGTTCCGCCCGTTCGGCTACTGGATCTCGTTCGACCAGCTGGCTTCGCTGATTCCACCGAAAGGATATGCGGCCATACAGCATTCGCTGTGGGCCGACATCCTCACCCAGTTCATCGGACCGAGGAGATAG